From Delphinus delphis chromosome X, mDelDel1.2, whole genome shotgun sequence, a single genomic window includes:
- the LOC132418935 gene encoding LOW QUALITY PROTEIN: nuclear RNA export factor 2-like (The sequence of the model RefSeq protein was modified relative to this genomic sequence to represent the inferred CDS: inserted 1 base in 1 codon; substituted 1 base at 1 genomic stop codon): MSERQQQQKCFYPLKKYGTYKNEEYSDGGRPPQGRKKGWSSFPGNSGERSPRYERDGCEPQPSHLQEDDGNVVKRDVQEDPEVSHSPCTIRGNKRGVRWHSEGHMHTTVWRNRKALEREMGENTQDGTPGSWFRVTIPCGVKYDKTWLMKSIQSHCSVPFTPVDFHFVKNGARFFVQEASTASALMDVSYKIRDEESRKVCIPVFVSPSAVPYSVRDKLKPEEMEQLKLTLSKRFDVSQQALDLQRLRLDPDLVGYDIDIFLNRRSCMAATLQVIEKYFPELLSLNLSNNKLYRLDGLSDIIQMAPTVKILNLSKNELSSVWELNKMQGLELDEVWLQGSPLCDTFPDQSTYVRAIRECFPKLLRLDGQELPSPVTVDVDTPYIVKPCKGSYFGSDELKSLVLQFLQQYYLIHDYGDRQVLAGAYHEEACFSLTIPFHPEDPAPSSLCEYFKDSRNMKKLKDPYLRVQLLKPTKRVIVHTLCVLPKTQHDFSSFVVDTWFQTETMLCFSISGVFKAVEGSSQRCVRSFARTFIATPARYASLCIVNDELFVRDADPSETQSVFSIPLSTPTSSSXAPLFQQQQDIMQASSTPSEMNLXWSQK; the protein is encoded by the exons ATGTCTGAgagacagcaacaacaaaaatgtttttatccaTTGAAGAAATATGGGACAtacaaaaatgaag AGTACAGTGATGGTGGTAGACCAcctcaaggaagaaagaaaggttgGAGTTCTTTCCCAGGTAATTCTGGCGAGAGGAGCCCTCGTTATGAACGTGATGGGTGTGAGCCTCAGCCTTCACACCTCCAGGAGGATGATGGAAACGTGGTGAAGAGGGATGTCCAGGAGGACCCCGAAGTAAGCCA CTCTCCTTGTACCATCCGAGGCAACAAGAGAGGAGTGAGATGGCACAGTGAAGGCCACATGCATACTACTGTGTGGAGAAACAGAAAAGCTctggagagggaaatgggggaGAACACACAAGATGGAACCCCAGGGAGCTGGTTCAGGGTCACA ATTCCTTGTGGGGTAAAGTATGACAAGACATGGCTAATGAAGTCAATCCAGAGCCATTGCAGTGTCCCCTTCACTCCAGTGGAC TTCCACTTTGTGAAAAATGGGGCTCGGTTCTTTGTCCAGGAAGCTAGCACTGCCTCTGCATTGATGGATGTCAGCTACAAGATTCGTGACGAGGAGAGCCGAAAGGTGTGT ATACCTGTCTTTGTCAGCCCCTCCGCTGTTCCCTACTCTGTGCGGGATAAGTTGAAGCCAGAAGAAATGGAGCAGCTAAAG CTGACCTTGAGCAAACGATTTGATGTCTCCCAGCAAGCTCTTGACCTCCAGAGGCTCCGCCTTGACCCAG ACTTGGTGGGCTATGATATTGATATATTTCTGAATCGAAGAAGCTGCATGGCTGCCACCCTGCAGGTCATCGAAAAGTATTTCCCTGAG CTGTTGTCCTTGAACTTGAGCAACAACAAACTGTACCGGCTGGATGGCCTGTCTGACATTATACAGATGGCCCCCACGGTCAAGATCCTGAACCTCTCCAAAAATGAG CTGTCGTCTGTGTGGGAGTTGAACAAGATGCAAGGGCTGGAGCTTGACGAGGTGTGGCTGCAAGGGAGCCCATTGTGTGACACCTTCCCAGACCAGTCCACCTATGTAAG GGCCATCAGAGAATGTTTCCCGAAGTTGTTACGCCTG gaTGGCCAGGAGTTACCGTCACCAGTGACCGTTGACGTTGACACTCCCTACATAGTAAAGCCCTGCAAG GGAAGCTACTTTGGATCTGATGAGCTGAAGAGCCTAGTCCTGCAATTCCTGCAGCA GTACTACTTGATCCATGACTATGGAGACAGACAGGTTCTCGCGGGTGCTTATCACGAGGAGGCCTGCTTCTCCCTGACGATTCCCTTCCACCCCGAGGACCCAGCCCC AAGCAGCTTGTGCGAGTATTTCAAGGACAGCAGGAATATGAAGAAGCTCAAGGACCCCT ACCTGCGGGTccagctgctgaagcccacaaAACGTGTCATTGTGCACACTCTCTGTGTGTTGCCCAAGACTCAGCATGACTTCAGCTCCTTCGTGGTGGACACGTGGTTCCAGACG GAAACGATGCTCTGCTTCTCCATTAGTGGGGTGTTCAAGGCAG TGGAAGGAAGTTCTCAGCGCTGTGTGCGTTCCTTTGCCCGGACCTTCATCGCTACCCCTGCCCGCTACGCCAG TCTGTGCATCGTGAATGACGAGCTGTTTGTGAGGGATGCCGACCCCAGTGAGACCCAGAGTGTGTTCTCCATCCCACTGTCTACACCCACCTCCAGCT ATGCACCCCTcttccagcagcagcaggacaTCATGCAGGCATCCTCCACCCCATCTGAGATGAACCTCTAGTGGTCTCAGAAGTGA